Proteins encoded by one window of Myripristis murdjan chromosome 1, fMyrMur1.1, whole genome shotgun sequence:
- the LOC115363375 gene encoding uncharacterized protein LOC115363375, protein MLPLSDIIRRHNVCFHSYADDTQLYISAEPNDATAINSITTCLMAANKWMSDNFLKLNEDKTEILLVGPKTKRETLSINLGKLAPRIKSEVTSLGIVLDPDLSFKSHINKVTKTSFFHLRNLAKVRPFINQKDAEQLIHAFISSRLDYCNVLFTGLPKKTTDRLQLIQNSAARLLTRTRKREHISPVLAALHWLPVTFRVDFKVFLLVYKALHGLGPSYIANSLIGYAPQRALRSSAAGLLVPYNSRKKIGDAAFITYPPKLWTHYL, encoded by the coding sequence atgctgccactcagtgacatcatcagaaggcacaatgtatgttttcacagttatgcagacgacacacaactgtatatttctgctGAACCAAATGATGCTACAGCGATAAACTCCATCACTACCTGTCTCATGGCAGCGAACAAATGGATGAGCGATAACTTCTTAaagctaaatgaagacaaaacagagatcctgttagtgggccccaaaacaaaaagagagacgctgtccattaacttggggaaactggctcccaggattaaatctgaggttacaagtcttggcattgtattggatccagatcttagtTTCAAGTCTCACATTAATAAGGTGACGAAgacatcattcttccaccttagaaacctcgctaaagtgcgaccatttataaatcaaaaagatgctgaacaactaatacatgcttttatctcaagcagacttgactactgtaacgtACTTTTTACCGGCCTCCCAAAGAAAactactgacagacttcagctcatccaaaactctgctgctcgcttattaaccagaaccaggaagagagagcatattagtccggtgttagctgccctacactggctccctgtaacatttagagttgattTTAAGGTTTTCCTGCTTGTAtataaagcacttcatgggctgggaccgagctacattgccaactcccttattggctatgcaccccaaagagcactgcgatcatctgctgctggcttattggttccctacaacagtcgaaagaaaattggggatgccgcctttattaCTTACCCCCCTAAGCTCTggacacactacctttag